One Ahaetulla prasina isolate Xishuangbanna chromosome 17, ASM2864084v1, whole genome shotgun sequence genomic window carries:
- the S100A10 gene encoding protein S100-A10, which translates to MPSQLEHAMETVMLTFHRIAGDKNYLTKDDLRVLMEKEVPGYMENQKDPMAIDRIMKNLEDCRDGKISFEGYLSLFAGLTNGCNEYYVKKMKPTGKKF; encoded by the exons ATGCCCTCCCAGCTGGAACACGCCATGGAGACCGTCATGCTCACCTTCCACAGAATTGCCGGCGACAAGAACTACCTAACCAAGGACGACCTCCGGGTGCTGATGGAAAAAGAGGTCCCGGGGTACATGGAG AACCAGAAGGATCCCATGGCCATCGACCGGATCATGAAGAACCTGGAGGATTGCCGGGATGGCAAAATCAGCTTCGAAGGCTATCTGTCCCTCTTTGCTGGGTTGACCAATGGCTGCAATGAGTATTACGTCAAGAAAATGAAGCCAACGGGGAAGAAGTTCTGA